The DNA sequence GGGTGGCGCCGTTCTGCTTGGCCAAGGCGGGGAAGCTGGCCGCCGGATAAACCACCAGCGACGAGCCGACGACGAGAAAGAGGTCGCAGGCCAGGGTCTCGAGCTCGGCCCGGCGCATGGCCTCCTCGGGCATGGCCTGGCCGAACGAGATGGTCGCCGTCTTGACGGTGCCGCCGCAGCCGGCGCAGACGGGCAGAGTCTCGTCGTCCTGGAAGGCGGCACGGATGGGATCGAGGTCATAGCGGCTGTGGCATTCCAGGCAACTGGCGTAGGTGGCATTGCCGTGAAGTTCGATGACCTTGGCCTCGGGCACGCCCGAGCGCTGGTGCAGGCCGTCGACGTTCTGGGTGACGACACTGCTCGCTTGGCCCCGCTCGACCAGCGCCGCCACCGCCCGGTGGCCGCGGTTGGGTTCGGCCTTGGCGAAGGTTTCCTCGGTGGCGAACTTGCGACGCCAGGATTCGCGCCGGGCCTCTTCCGAGGCCACGAAGTCGCGAAAGTCGATGGGCTGGTACTTGCTCCAGATGCCGCCGGGGCTGCGGAAATCGGGAATGCCGGATTCGGTGCTGATGCCGGCGCCCGAGAAGACCACGATGCGCTTGGCCGCCTCGAGGACGAGGCCAAGATCGGCCCGGGCAGTGTCGTCACCGGCGCTCATGGTTGCTCTCCACCAGGGACACGATCGGGGACGAGATCGGGGAAACGGCTATGCAGGCTGGCCCGGGCCGCGGCATAGCCGGGCGCCAGCCCCTTGGCCTCGCTCAGCGCCAGTTCGCGGTTTCCATCGCGGGCGGCGCATTCGACGCGCTCGGCCAGACGGCTGAAGCCGCTGAAGCCGAGGTGCCCGGCGGTGCTGTTGAGATCATGGGCCGTGCGGCGCAACTGGTCGAGGTCGCCGTGGCCGACATCTCCGGCCAACCCAGGCAGCAGCTCCTCGACGCGAA is a window from the Alphaproteobacteria bacterium genome containing:
- a CDS encoding Sir2 family NAD-dependent protein deacetylase produces the protein MSAGDDTARADLGLVLEAAKRIVVFSGAGISTESGIPDFRSPGGIWSKYQPIDFRDFVASEEARRESWRRKFATEETFAKAEPNRGHRAVAALVERGQASSVVTQNVDGLHQRSGVPEAKVIELHGNATYASCLECHSRYDLDPIRAAFQDDETLPVCAGCGGTVKTATISFGQAMPEEAMRRAELETLACDLFLVVGSSLVVYPAASFPALAKQNGATLIILNRQATPHDDIADLLLASEIGDTLGPAVGVD
- a CDS encoding Hpt domain-containing protein, which codes for MSSADVDIRAVQSLITLFGAEKTGHHIRAFCLRVEELLPGLAGDVGHGDLDQLRRTAHDLNSTAGHLGFSGFSRLAERVECAARDGNRELALSEAKGLAPGYAAARASLHSRFPDLVPDRVPGGEQP